The Fictibacillus arsenicus genome contains a region encoding:
- the putP gene encoding sodium/proline symporter PutP, whose protein sequence is MDYGVIFSISVYMIGMLLIGLYAYRKTDNLTDYMLGGRNLGPAVTALSAGASDMSGWLLMGLPGAMYMSGLSSGWIVVGLSVGAYLNWLYVAPRLRTYTEVANNSITIPDYFENRFKDTSRILRITSALVIVIFFTFYSSSGMVAGGQLFETAFKLDYMWGILLTAGVVIIYTLFGGFLAVSYTDFVQGAIMFVALILVPFVAILKVGGWDTTFNEIESVSPALLDAFTGTSLIGIISLLAWGLGYFGQPHIIVRFMAITSVKEMKSARRIGMGWMIFSIVGAMFTGLVGIAYFNQSSAPLDESNAETVFILLSDVLFHPIITGFLLAAILAAVMSTISSQLLVTSSALTEDFYKAFVKRSASDKELVFVGRLAVLVVSVIAFVLALNPSETILNLVGYAWAGFGAAFGPVVLLSLYWKRMTKWAAFAGIVVGAVTVIVWELIPAFADVYEIIPGFIACTITIVVVSLMTKEPSEVIQGEFEESKRLVNE, encoded by the coding sequence ATGGATTATGGTGTTATTTTTTCAATCAGTGTTTATATGATCGGCATGCTGCTGATTGGTTTGTATGCTTATCGCAAGACAGATAACCTTACCGATTACATGCTTGGCGGAAGAAATCTCGGGCCAGCTGTAACAGCACTTAGTGCGGGTGCATCTGACATGAGCGGATGGCTGTTGATGGGTCTGCCTGGCGCAATGTATATGTCAGGGTTAAGCAGCGGCTGGATCGTTGTAGGTTTGAGTGTGGGGGCTTATTTGAACTGGCTGTATGTTGCCCCTCGACTAAGAACGTATACGGAGGTCGCAAATAACTCCATTACGATTCCCGACTATTTTGAGAATCGGTTCAAAGATACTTCCCGTATTTTAAGAATCACTTCAGCTTTAGTTATTGTTATCTTTTTTACGTTTTACTCTTCTTCCGGAATGGTAGCGGGAGGCCAGCTTTTTGAAACTGCATTTAAGCTGGATTATATGTGGGGAATCTTGCTTACAGCAGGTGTCGTTATCATTTATACGTTATTTGGCGGATTTTTAGCTGTAAGTTACACAGATTTTGTTCAAGGTGCAATCATGTTCGTTGCCCTTATACTTGTTCCATTTGTAGCCATTTTAAAAGTTGGCGGCTGGGATACAACTTTTAATGAGATTGAAAGTGTAAGCCCTGCTTTATTGGACGCATTTACAGGGACAAGCTTAATCGGCATCATCTCTTTGCTTGCTTGGGGCCTCGGTTACTTCGGCCAGCCTCATATTATCGTTCGTTTTATGGCGATTACTTCTGTAAAAGAAATGAAGAGTGCTAGACGAATCGGGATGGGGTGGATGATCTTCTCGATCGTTGGAGCAATGTTCACTGGTTTGGTTGGTATCGCTTATTTCAATCAGTCAAGCGCGCCTTTAGATGAGTCAAATGCTGAAACCGTGTTTATTTTATTATCTGATGTATTGTTCCACCCGATTATCACGGGCTTCTTGCTGGCTGCGATCCTTGCAGCTGTCATGAGTACGATCTCGTCTCAGTTGCTTGTTACTTCGAGTGCACTGACAGAGGACTTTTACAAAGCGTTCGTGAAACGTTCAGCTTCTGATAAGGAACTTGTTTTTGTCGGGCGTTTGGCAGTTCTTGTTGTTTCAGTAATCGCTTTTGTCTTAGCGTTGAACCCGAGTGAAACAATCTTAAACCTTGTTGGATATGCATGGGCAGGGTTTGGAGCAGCATTCGGACCGGTCGTACTGTTAAGTCTATATTGGAAACGCATGACGAAATGGGCTGCATTTGCTGGTATCGTTGTTGGTGCGGTCACTGTTATCGTGTGGGAGCTGATCCCCGCATTTGCAGATGTTTATGAAATCATTCCAGGTTTCATTGCGTGTACGATTACAATCGTAGTAGTCAGTCTAATGACAAAGGAACCAAGTGAAGTCATTCAGGGTGAATTTGAAGAATCTAAAAGACTAGTGAATGAATAA
- a CDS encoding nucleoside recognition domain-containing protein — METLKKGTLAGLKTTWTLGKIIFPVTLIITLLSHTPVLDWLISAIAPAMKWIGLPGEAAIPLVLGNFLNLYAGIGGILTLDTLTVQDVFILAVMLSFSHNLFIESGVAASVGIKLWVILLVRVGLALFSAFMINLFWDGGTEKAQYGFISKPEAAPNGWGEITLTALEKASLGILQLALIVIPLMIVMQYLYLKDKGWLNRFSNWMAPAMKLLGMKENTSMTMAAGLTIGLAYGAGVMMQAAKEDGVSKKDLYLAFIFLVSCHAVVEDTLVFVPLGIPVLPLLIIRVVTAVVLTILVAYIWNKLERKNSLRKEELQHETRHHTI, encoded by the coding sequence GTGGAGACGTTAAAAAAAGGCACACTTGCAGGATTGAAAACCACTTGGACGCTTGGGAAAATCATATTCCCCGTAACATTGATCATTACACTATTAAGCCATACACCTGTGCTGGATTGGCTCATTTCAGCAATCGCACCAGCGATGAAATGGATCGGACTGCCTGGTGAAGCGGCTATCCCGCTCGTACTCGGGAATTTTCTTAATCTCTATGCTGGTATCGGGGGAATTTTGACTCTTGATACATTAACGGTTCAGGATGTTTTTATCCTGGCTGTCATGCTCTCGTTCTCTCATAACCTATTTATCGAATCAGGTGTTGCAGCGAGTGTTGGCATTAAGTTATGGGTGATCCTGCTAGTCAGAGTCGGTTTGGCTCTATTTTCCGCATTTATGATCAATCTTTTTTGGGATGGCGGAACTGAAAAGGCTCAGTATGGTTTTATCTCAAAGCCTGAAGCTGCACCGAACGGATGGGGTGAAATCACCTTAACCGCTCTTGAAAAAGCGTCACTTGGCATTCTTCAATTAGCTCTTATCGTTATTCCGCTAATGATTGTCATGCAATATCTGTATCTGAAGGACAAAGGCTGGCTGAACCGGTTTTCTAACTGGATGGCGCCCGCTATGAAACTTTTAGGTATGAAAGAAAACACGTCCATGACTATGGCGGCAGGGCTTACGATCGGTCTTGCTTATGGCGCAGGCGTGATGATGCAGGCGGCGAAAGAAGATGGGGTATCAAAAAAAGACCTTTATCTCGCTTTTATCTTTCTCGTAAGCTGTCATGCTGTTGTTGAGGATACGTTGGTTTTTGTTCCGCTTGGTATCCCAGTGTTACCACTTCTGATTATCAGGGTTGTAACAGCTGTTGTTCTTACCATTCTCGTAGCATATATTTGGAACAAGCTAGAGCGGAAAAATAGTTTAAGAAAAGAGGAACTGCAACATGAAACGAGACACCATACTATTTGA
- a CDS encoding acyltransferase, translated as MRDTERYPVKGRNSLYQVYDTVPFWKVVKNFVAIQAARYTPFLPMKNWLYRTFLRMKVGEGTAFALMVMPDIMYPERITVGKNCVIGYNTTILAHEYLIKEYRLGDVIIGDEVMIGANSTILPGVTIGDGAIVSAGTLVHKSVPEGSFVGGNPMQVIYTKEERSKREAENI; from the coding sequence GTGCGTGATACAGAGCGTTATCCTGTAAAAGGCAGGAACTCGTTATATCAGGTATATGATACGGTTCCATTTTGGAAAGTCGTGAAAAATTTTGTTGCCATTCAAGCCGCTAGATACACCCCCTTTTTGCCGATGAAAAATTGGCTGTACCGCACATTTTTAAGAATGAAAGTCGGTGAGGGAACAGCTTTTGCCTTAATGGTGATGCCGGACATCATGTACCCTGAGCGGATTACGGTCGGGAAGAACTGCGTGATCGGCTATAATACAACGATTCTTGCTCATGAATATTTAATAAAAGAATATCGCCTCGGTGATGTGATCATCGGGGACGAAGTGATGATCGGGGCTAATTCAACAATCCTTCCAGGTGTTACGATCGGTGACGGGGCGATTGTATCGGCCGGTACGCTCGTTCATAAAAGCGTCCCTGAAGGTTCATTTGTCGGAGGCAATCCGATGCAAGTGATTTATACAAAAGAAGAGCGATCCAAGAGGGAAGCGGAAAACATCTAA
- a CDS encoding PspC domain-containing protein produces the protein MKKLKRSNDAKIAGVCGGLAEYMNVDATVVRLGTVALAIFTAVIPVGLSYIIAMAVMPEESDV, from the coding sequence ATGAAAAAGCTGAAAAGATCTAATGACGCGAAAATCGCTGGAGTTTGCGGCGGACTCGCTGAATATATGAATGTTGACGCAACTGTTGTACGGCTCGGAACAGTAGCTCTTGCCATTTTTACAGCGGTAATTCCTGTAGGACTTTCCTACATTATCGCAATGGCAGTCATGCCTGAAGAAAGCGACGTATAA
- a CDS encoding GNAT family N-acetyltransferase codes for METERLQFRPYTSEDFSFFSSLWADPAVVRYIGKGVTRSPEEARKSFREWLLPGYRDGRGLYLILHKETEHPIGHAGVVQQAVDGKKEFEIGYWIAKEYWGNGYATEAAVFFKQYACQKLGLKRLICLIQKQNERSISVALKLGMAHEKNTTFNAIPVNVYAWTSDSLNSNLPFG; via the coding sequence ATGGAAACGGAACGGCTACAATTTAGACCATATACAAGTGAAGATTTCTCTTTTTTCTCCTCGCTTTGGGCAGACCCCGCAGTCGTTCGATACATCGGAAAAGGTGTAACACGTTCTCCGGAAGAAGCTCGAAAAAGTTTCCGGGAATGGCTTCTCCCGGGCTACCGGGACGGCAGAGGACTATATCTCATACTACATAAAGAAACCGAGCATCCGATTGGTCATGCTGGTGTTGTTCAGCAAGCAGTAGACGGCAAGAAAGAATTCGAAATCGGTTATTGGATCGCTAAGGAATATTGGGGAAACGGATATGCGACAGAAGCGGCTGTCTTTTTTAAACAATACGCATGCCAAAAACTCGGATTAAAGCGACTAATCTGCCTGATTCAGAAGCAAAATGAACGGTCTATCAGTGTTGCGCTTAAGCTTGGCATGGCACATGAGAAAAACACGACATTCAACGCGATCCCTGTGAATGTTTATGCGTGGACATCTGACTCATTAAATTCAAACCTACCTTTTGGTTAA
- a CDS encoding SRPBCC family protein, translating to MPVIKHQEYIKAPIEVCFDLARNVDIHTVTTSHTKERALGGVTSGLMENGDSVTWEAVHLGVKQRLTAKIIEMDRPYQFVDVMVEGAFHSFRHTHTFEVKDKGTVMTDHFDYKSPFGVIGKLADRLFLERYMTDFLVRRAKALKEIAENNYNNR from the coding sequence ATGCCAGTCATAAAGCATCAGGAATACATAAAAGCACCTATTGAAGTTTGTTTTGACCTTGCTAGAAATGTAGATATACACACAGTGACCACATCCCATACGAAGGAAAGAGCTTTGGGAGGAGTTACGTCTGGGCTGATGGAGAATGGCGACTCAGTTACATGGGAAGCCGTACATTTAGGGGTGAAACAGCGGCTGACTGCCAAGATTATTGAAATGGACAGACCATATCAATTCGTTGATGTGATGGTGGAAGGAGCTTTTCATTCCTTCAGACATACACATACATTCGAGGTGAAAGATAAGGGAACTGTGATGACAGACCATTTTGATTATAAATCGCCATTTGGCGTGATTGGAAAATTAGCAGATCGACTTTTCTTGGAAAGATATATGACGGATTTTCTTGTAAGACGAGCTAAAGCTTTAAAAGAGATAGCGGAGAATAACTATAATAATAGATAG
- the ppaX gene encoding pyrophosphatase PpaX, with product MKRDTILFDLDGTLINTNELIIASFLYTLDKYFPEQYNREHILPLMGTPLIETMELFDKERVQDLVQTYREHNIAHHDELVTEFKGVFETVEELYKKGYKLGIVTTKMRNTVKMGLKLTGLDKFFQTVVTLDDVEKAKPDPEPVQKALALLQSTPERAIMVGDSKYDILAGQNAGTQTAGVSWTIRGNDYLQQFNPDYMLNEMTDLLDVLGER from the coding sequence ATGAAACGAGACACCATACTATTTGATCTGGACGGAACGCTGATCAACACGAATGAGCTGATCATCGCTTCATTTCTGTATACACTCGATAAATATTTTCCTGAACAGTACAATCGTGAGCATATTCTGCCATTGATGGGTACGCCGCTTATCGAAACAATGGAACTGTTTGATAAGGAACGTGTTCAGGATCTCGTTCAAACCTACAGAGAGCATAACATCGCACATCATGATGAACTTGTAACGGAGTTTAAAGGAGTTTTTGAAACAGTAGAAGAATTGTATAAAAAAGGCTACAAATTGGGCATTGTAACAACTAAAATGAGAAACACCGTCAAGATGGGACTTAAGCTTACCGGCCTCGATAAATTCTTTCAAACTGTTGTAACGTTGGATGATGTCGAAAAAGCGAAACCTGATCCAGAGCCGGTTCAAAAAGCGTTAGCATTGCTTCAGTCCACTCCAGAACGAGCAATCATGGTAGGAGACAGCAAGTATGACATTCTTGCTGGCCAGAATGCCGGCACACAGACTGCAGGCGTTTCGTGGACCATTCGAGGCAATGATTATTTGCAGCAGTTTAATCCCGATTACATGCTGAATGAAATGACGGATTTGCTGGATGTTTTAGGAGAGAGATAA
- a CDS encoding phage holin family protein: MKSWLASLLINTIALMVVAGYFDGFHIENISAALLASVLLSLFNVFLKPILVLLTLPVTIISLGLFLIVINAALLSLTAELMGDSFNIDGFGMALLSAIIISLLNMFLTNFILEPLKKRKKKRK; the protein is encoded by the coding sequence ATGAAAAGCTGGCTGGCTTCCTTATTAATTAATACGATTGCTTTAATGGTTGTCGCTGGGTATTTCGATGGGTTTCATATCGAAAATATCAGTGCTGCACTATTAGCCAGCGTATTGTTGTCGCTGTTTAATGTTTTCTTAAAACCGATATTAGTACTTTTGACACTGCCAGTCACTATTATTTCTTTAGGATTATTTCTTATCGTAATCAATGCAGCACTCCTTTCACTGACAGCTGAATTAATGGGTGACTCCTTTAATATCGATGGCTTTGGAATGGCGCTCCTTTCAGCCATTATCATATCCTTGCTCAATATGTTCCTGACAAACTTTATCTTGGAACCTTTGAAGAAAAGAAAAAAGAAAAGAAAATAA
- the hprK gene encoding HPr(Ser) kinase/phosphatase, which produces MAKVHIHELINKFQLELVSGEEGIHRTIRTSDISRPGLEMAGYFTFYPGERLQLLGKTELSFISELDPETRMERLSLLCTDETPGIIVSRDIEVPKELLKASHKTGVPIMRSPVTTTRLSSRITNFLESRLAPTTAKHGVLVDIYGIGVLITGNSGVGKSETALELVKRGHRLVADDSVEIRQEDEDTLIGSAPELIQHLLEIRGLGIINVMTLFGAGAIRNYKKISIVMNLEAWDSKKVYDRLGLEEETTKIIDTEIPILTIPVRPGRNLAVIIEVAAMNFRLKRMGMNAAQQFSERLTDVIEAGDDDDL; this is translated from the coding sequence ATGGCGAAGGTACATATTCATGAATTAATCAATAAGTTTCAACTGGAGCTTGTCAGCGGTGAGGAAGGCATTCACCGCACGATTCGTACGAGCGATATTTCACGCCCTGGTCTTGAGATGGCTGGGTATTTTACATTTTATCCGGGAGAGCGACTTCAGTTATTAGGAAAAACGGAGCTGTCGTTCATTTCTGAGCTGGATCCTGAAACACGCATGGAAAGATTGAGCCTGCTTTGTACAGATGAAACTCCTGGAATCATCGTTTCACGAGATATCGAGGTGCCAAAAGAGCTGCTGAAGGCTTCACACAAAACAGGTGTGCCGATCATGCGCTCACCTGTTACGACAACACGTCTTTCGAGCAGGATCACGAACTTTCTTGAGAGCCGCCTTGCACCAACGACTGCGAAGCATGGTGTGCTTGTCGATATATATGGTATTGGTGTGCTCATTACCGGTAACTCAGGAGTTGGTAAGAGTGAAACGGCGCTTGAACTCGTAAAGCGCGGTCACAGACTCGTTGCCGATGATTCTGTTGAAATCCGTCAGGAAGATGAAGATACGCTGATTGGGAGCGCACCTGAACTGATTCAGCATCTTTTAGAAATCAGAGGTCTTGGAATCATCAATGTGATGACACTATTTGGTGCTGGAGCGATCCGCAACTATAAAAAGATCTCAATTGTTATGAATCTTGAAGCTTGGGATTCTAAAAAGGTGTATGACCGACTAGGATTGGAAGAGGAAACAACGAAAATCATCGATACAGAGATACCAATTTTGACGATCCCTGTTCGTCCTGGACGAAACTTAGCTGTAATCATTGAGGTAGCAGCCATGAACTTCCGATTGAAGCGAATGGGTATGAACGCTGCGCAGCAATTTTCCGAGAGGCTGACAGATGTAATCGAAGCTGGAGACGATGACGATCTATAA
- a CDS encoding GNAT family N-acetyltransferase, which yields MEIKYIFFNSMPEGSILEEIIDLHKRIFGESDDLVKKMEIKPQLLVNVALNDSQVIGYKIGYELDKRKFYSWLGGVDTRFRGHGVASKLMEQQHQYLKENGYRFVQTKTMNKWRSMLILNIKSGFDIISTYTNEKGLHKIILEKNLVE from the coding sequence ATGGAGATTAAGTACATCTTCTTTAATTCAATGCCAGAAGGGTCTATTTTAGAGGAAATTATAGATTTGCATAAACGTATATTTGGAGAATCAGATGATTTAGTTAAAAAGATGGAAATTAAGCCTCAACTATTAGTAAACGTTGCATTGAACGATAGCCAAGTCATCGGCTATAAGATTGGCTATGAACTCGATAAAAGAAAGTTTTATAGCTGGCTTGGCGGAGTGGACACTCGTTTTAGAGGTCATGGTGTCGCTTCAAAACTAATGGAACAGCAGCATCAGTATTTAAAGGAAAATGGATATCGATTTGTTCAAACGAAAACCATGAATAAGTGGAGAAGCATGCTGATCTTAAATATCAAATCAGGGTTTGATATCATTAGTACATACACGAACGAAAAAGGATTACATAAAATTATTTTAGAAAAAAATTTGGTTGAGTAA
- the lgt gene encoding prolipoprotein diacylglyceryl transferase has protein sequence MEQTIQPLDRVALELGPITIYWYGLIIGLGAMLGLWLVVRESERRGLAKDTFVDVVMIAVPVAILCARLYYVAFEWDFYKDNPGKILAVWEGGIAIHGALIGSFLTALIFSKKRGISFWKLVDIAAPSILLGQAIGRWGNFMNQEAHGGPVTRDFLESLMLPDFIINQMYIDGTYYHPTFLYESLWSFAGVIILLYLRRANLHRGELFLTYIIWYSIGRFFVEGLRTDSLIVWDTSLRIAQVMSLIWISAAVIIWIYRRKAGLAEKRYLES, from the coding sequence GTGGAACAAACGATTCAGCCGTTGGACCGTGTAGCGCTGGAGTTAGGTCCTATCACGATCTATTGGTACGGTCTTATTATTGGTTTAGGTGCGATGCTCGGTCTATGGCTCGTCGTTAGAGAATCTGAGCGCCGGGGACTTGCAAAGGACACCTTTGTAGATGTGGTTATGATTGCTGTTCCTGTTGCGATTCTTTGTGCAAGACTTTATTATGTTGCGTTTGAATGGGACTTTTATAAAGATAATCCGGGCAAGATCCTTGCAGTATGGGAAGGCGGAATCGCTATTCATGGTGCGTTGATCGGTTCTTTTTTAACAGCTCTTATTTTTTCTAAAAAAAGAGGAATCTCGTTTTGGAAGCTTGTTGATATTGCGGCACCTAGTATTTTACTTGGTCAAGCGATCGGCCGCTGGGGCAATTTTATGAACCAGGAGGCTCACGGTGGACCTGTTACAAGAGATTTCCTGGAGTCATTGATGCTGCCTGACTTTATCATCAATCAGATGTATATTGATGGAACCTATTATCACCCAACATTTTTATATGAATCTCTTTGGAGCTTCGCGGGTGTCATTATTCTTCTTTATTTACGCAGAGCAAACCTTCATAGAGGGGAACTGTTCTTAACTTATATTATCTGGTACTCAATCGGCCGTTTTTTTGTGGAAGGATTGCGTACAGACAGTTTGATTGTCTGGGATACTTCTCTTCGAATCGCTCAAGTAATGAGCTTAATCTGGATTTCTGCAGCAGTCATCATCTGGATCTATAGAAGAAAAGCGGGTTTGGCTGAAAAAAGATACTTGGAGAGCTAA
- a CDS encoding histidine phosphatase family protein produces MKIGLVRHFKVTRGYPTEKWITPSEFDQWMKEYEESDVEESEVDLGGIEWRKCYVSTVRRAGITAEKIYNGELIRTDDLREIAVYPFFKRDIKIPMILYPLCIRAAWFFNHKSQLERRTDVEMRVSKIVDRILEESKENALIVSHGALMMFMRKELIRRGFKGPKLGRPENAKLYLFEKM; encoded by the coding sequence ATGAAAATCGGGTTGGTCAGGCATTTTAAAGTAACAAGGGGATATCCAACAGAGAAATGGATCACCCCTTCAGAATTTGATCAGTGGATGAAGGAATATGAAGAATCTGATGTGGAAGAATCGGAAGTGGATTTAGGCGGGATTGAGTGGCGGAAATGCTATGTGAGTACCGTTCGGCGAGCAGGGATTACAGCAGAAAAAATCTATAACGGCGAACTGATTAGGACTGATGATCTTCGGGAAATTGCAGTATATCCTTTCTTTAAGCGGGACATTAAAATCCCGATGATTCTTTATCCGTTGTGCATCCGAGCGGCTTGGTTCTTTAACCACAAATCCCAGCTGGAACGCAGGACAGATGTGGAAATGCGTGTTTCTAAAATCGTTGATCGGATTTTAGAAGAGAGTAAGGAAAATGCGTTAATCGTGAGCCATGGTGCACTTATGATGTTTATGAGGAAAGAACTGATCCGCCGCGGATTTAAAGGACCAAAACTTGGACGGCCTGAAAACGCGAAGCTTTACTTGTTTGAGAAGATGTAG
- a CDS encoding immune inhibitor A domain-containing protein — MGKRNKSWGKVLLATSLSFGLASSSLFAGSMDVKAQTALDEVLKGKHTHSHSSLDLAIVNEEKLLESLIKRGVISENASAKQKETALHNYLDFKGKENKAVGNDPIATKAKAAEGKKQREFNDFKDSLLKGNGKKNGHLKGNPDPVKETSYTGTKREDKVLVLAVEYSDFAHNNIQPDETDNYYEDYPLSHYEDMIFGEDGVKGPNGEDLVSMKQFYEQQSGGTYSVQGNAYGWLKVPGTAAFYGADDVERGGHDNVAPGGSKQLVRDTLIAAKAAGVPLQDYDQEDVHDLDGDGNLREPDGLVDHLMIIHSGMGQEAGGGSQGDNAIWSHRSASFYDPDGLGQGLPGFYDYTMMPEDGATGVFAHEYGHDLGYPDEYDTVYSGSGEPVGYWSIMSAGSWAGKIAGTEPTGFSPLAKSYFQSYLGGNWTSTVELDWDEVSSNGAQFLLDQSNSPNGQNNQAIKVNLPQKKTLINTPKTGSYEYFGGVGDEIDTNMVATVDLTGKTSATLNFDSWYEIEKDWDYAFVQVSTDEGATWTSLGNSNTTSNPVPGAYPTIAPNLPGFTGNSNGWTAQEFDLSAYAGQKVQLKFRYITDWGTSEDGFYVDNVKVTADGASVFEDGAEGTSSFIQKGFDKSDGYRYGDHYYLLEWRNHAGVDMGLKNIKRGQSLMSYDGGLVVWYVDPSYTENWTGVHPGDGFVGVVDAHTNTNLLWDMATGEKVQASTRYHIADAAFGLDKTSGLNLDYPGLQSLTLKSQPAVSLFNDNQSFMNKYMPEAGRNIGKYGLKVRVNGQAKDKSVGSIVIYK; from the coding sequence ATGGGGAAAAGAAATAAGTCTTGGGGGAAAGTCCTGCTAGCAACTAGTTTGTCGTTTGGACTAGCTTCATCATCCTTGTTTGCAGGGTCAATGGATGTTAAAGCACAAACAGCATTAGATGAAGTATTAAAAGGGAAGCACACACACTCCCATTCTAGTCTTGATCTAGCTATCGTAAACGAGGAGAAATTACTAGAATCGCTTATTAAAAGAGGTGTAATTTCAGAGAACGCTTCTGCAAAACAGAAGGAAACAGCTTTACATAATTACCTTGATTTTAAAGGGAAAGAGAATAAAGCAGTTGGAAATGATCCAATCGCTACAAAAGCGAAAGCTGCAGAAGGAAAAAAACAGCGTGAATTTAATGATTTTAAAGACAGTTTATTAAAAGGTAATGGTAAAAAGAACGGTCATTTAAAAGGAAATCCAGATCCAGTAAAAGAAACATCGTATACAGGTACTAAAAGAGAAGACAAAGTTCTTGTTCTCGCAGTAGAGTATTCTGATTTTGCTCATAACAACATCCAGCCTGACGAAACTGATAACTATTATGAAGATTATCCACTATCACATTATGAAGATATGATATTTGGTGAAGATGGTGTAAAAGGTCCAAATGGAGAAGATTTAGTCTCTATGAAACAATTCTATGAACAGCAGTCTGGAGGTACATATTCCGTACAGGGTAACGCGTATGGATGGCTAAAAGTTCCTGGAACTGCAGCTTTTTATGGAGCGGATGATGTAGAAAGAGGAGGCCATGATAACGTTGCACCAGGTGGATCTAAACAATTAGTTAGAGATACCTTAATAGCTGCAAAAGCAGCTGGAGTACCATTGCAGGACTATGATCAAGAGGATGTTCATGACTTGGATGGCGATGGCAACTTGCGTGAGCCAGACGGACTTGTTGATCACTTAATGATTATCCATTCTGGGATGGGACAAGAAGCAGGTGGTGGTTCACAGGGAGATAACGCAATTTGGTCTCACCGTTCAGCATCATTCTATGATCCAGATGGTCTAGGTCAAGGCCTTCCTGGGTTCTATGATTACACAATGATGCCAGAAGACGGAGCAACTGGAGTTTTTGCTCATGAATACGGGCACGATCTTGGTTATCCGGATGAGTATGACACTGTTTATTCTGGATCTGGTGAGCCAGTAGGATACTGGTCTATAATGTCTGCTGGTTCATGGGCTGGGAAAATTGCAGGGACAGAACCTACAGGTTTCTCACCCTTAGCGAAATCGTATTTCCAGTCTTATTTAGGCGGAAACTGGACATCTACAGTTGAGTTAGACTGGGATGAAGTATCATCTAATGGAGCACAGTTTTTATTAGATCAAAGTAATTCACCAAATGGTCAAAACAATCAAGCTATCAAAGTAAATCTTCCACAAAAGAAAACGTTAATCAATACTCCAAAAACAGGTAGTTACGAATACTTTGGCGGAGTTGGCGATGAAATTGACACTAATATGGTAGCAACTGTTGATCTTACTGGAAAGACGTCGGCTACATTAAACTTTGATTCTTGGTATGAGATTGAAAAAGACTGGGATTATGCATTTGTTCAAGTGTCAACTGACGAAGGTGCAACATGGACTTCTCTAGGAAATTCAAACACTACTTCTAATCCTGTTCCGGGTGCGTATCCAACGATTGCTCCAAACCTCCCTGGGTTTACGGGCAATTCAAATGGATGGACGGCACAAGAGTTTGATCTTTCTGCTTACGCAGGACAAAAAGTGCAACTTAAGTTCCGTTACATTACGGACTGGGGTACAAGTGAAGATGGTTTCTATGTAGATAATGTAAAAGTAACTGCTGATGGAGCTTCCGTATTTGAGGATGGTGCTGAAGGTACGAGCTCATTCATTCAAAAAGGTTTTGATAAATCTGATGGATACCGTTATGGTGATCACTACTATTTACTTGAGTGGAGAAATCATGCTGGAGTAGATATGGGTCTTAAGAACATTAAACGCGGTCAGTCTTTAATGAGCTATGATGGTGGATTAGTAGTTTGGTATGTTGACCCATCTTATACAGAAAACTGGACAGGAGTTCATCCAGGTGATGGTTTCGTAGGAGTAGTGGATGCTCACACAAATACAAATTTACTGTGGGACATGGCTACAGGTGAAAAAGTACAAGCAAGTACTCGTTACCACATTGCTGATGCGGCATTCGGTTTAGACAAAACATCTGGTTTAAACTTAGACTATCCAGGATTACAATCATTAACACTTAAAAGCCAGCCAGCGGTATCCTTATTTAATGACAATCAGTCATTCATGAACAAATATATGCCTGAGGCTGGACGAAACATCGGAAAATACGGACTAAAGGTTCGTGTTAACGGACAAGCAAAAGACAAATCTGTTGGCTCGATCGTAATCTACAAATAA